One part of the Dasypus novemcinctus isolate mDasNov1 chromosome 27, mDasNov1.1.hap2, whole genome shotgun sequence genome encodes these proteins:
- the POU2AF1 gene encoding POU domain class 2-associating factor 1: MLWQKSAAPEQAPAPPRPYQGVRVKEPVKELLRRKRGHASSGAPGAPTAVVLPHQPLATYTAVGPSCLDMDVSAATVTEEGALCAGWLSQPAPATLQPLAPWTPYTEYVSHEAVSCPYSADMYVQPMCPSYTVVGPSSVLTYASQPLLTNVAARSAAAPAVGPPLESPEHQAPLTYFPWPQPLSTLPTSTLQYQPPAPALPAPQFVQLPISIPEPVLQDMDDPRRAAGTLTIDKLLLEEEDSDAYALSHTLSVEGF, encoded by the exons CCGCAGCTCCCGAGCaagccccggccccgccccggccgtaCCAGGGCGTCCGGGTGAAGGAGCCGGTGAAGGAGCTGCTGAGGAGGAAGCGCGGGCACGCCAGCAGCGGGGCGCCGGGGGCCCCGACGGCG gTGGTGCTGCCCCATCAGCCCCTGGCCACCTACACCGCAGTGG GTCCTTCCTGCCTTGACATGGACGTCTCTGCGGCCACGGTGACCGAGGAGGGGGCGCTGTGCGCCGGCTGGCTCTCCCAGCCTGCCCCGGCCACCCTCCAACCCCTGGCCCCGTGGACGCCGTACACAGAGTACGTGTCCCACGAGGCCGTCAGCTGCCCCTACTCGGCCGACATGTACGTGCAGCCCATGTGTCCCAGCTACACGGTGGTGGGGCCGTCCTCCGTGCTGACCTACGCCTCCCAGCCACTCCTCACCAACGTCGCG GCGAGGAGCGCGGCCGCGCCCGCCGTGGGGCCCCCGCTGGAGAGCCCCGAGCACCAGGCGCCCCTCACCTACTTCCCGTGGCCTCAGCCCCTCTCCACGCTGCCCACCTCCACGCTGCAGTAccagcccccggccccggccctgcCGGCACCCCAGTTCGTCCAGCTGCCCATCTCCATCCCGGAGCCCGTCCTGCAGGACATGGACGACCCCAGGAGGGCCGCCGGCACCCTGACCATCGACAAGCTGctcctggaggaggaggacagCGACGCCTACGCTCTCAGCCACACGCTCTCCGTGGAGGGCTTTTAG